In Dasypus novemcinctus isolate mDasNov1 chromosome 8, mDasNov1.1.hap2, whole genome shotgun sequence, the genomic stretch AAGttcaaattaaagaaatatagttcTTACATATAATTTGTGTGAATGGCAATTCATAGAGTTGTACCATATAGCAGTCCCAGCTTAATCTTACTTGTATTAggaaaaaatgcaatttaaaactcATAATTTGAGAGCTTTTCATCTATTACATAGGCAAAGATCAACATTTGGTATATTATATGGCAAGGGTGTAGGAAAACAAGCAATCTCCaaaatttttggtgaaaatatAATTGTTACAACCTTTACAGAGCACAATTTGGTattatctttcaccattaaaatgTACATAATTTTTGACCTGAAAATACACTTCTATAATGTATCACAGAGATATATTTGTACAAATATGAAATAAGGTATATACAGAAGTATATATTGTAACACTgctactaaaaataaaagcaagaataatGCAGTAAAAGGAATAAGGCACTTAGGAAGGTCCTGATTTGGTATGATATCCAATTATCATATCATGGGGCATGTGGCAGTAGGGGGAGAGAAAATTTAGATGTTTCAATGTGAATATAAAtgcttgtgtgtgtgcacatgtgcttGTAttcatacacacaaacatatacacatatagaATTTCTGAGAATACAGAAGATAGTGGTACTATACATAGTTTCAGGTTTCTGGCTTGGGCAACTGCAAGAATGATGGTTCCGGCCACTAGTAAGCAAATTATTTTATGATGCTGTTTTAAAGATATGTGGATATGGATTTTCATCGACAGTTGGTGAGACAGATTCTAATATTTTCTTAGTTTAGAAATATAAGAAAGATTAATGCAAGTATATTGAATATatataggaaaattaaaatagcattccaacaattttcatattttggaggaaaaaaagaagctaATACATTGCTCAGAATTACTCTATTATGTTATCTTTCACTTATGAACCAGCTTTCTTTCAACAACATGGTTTCCTGTGACAGTTAAGTCGTCAAAAAAAGTCTGTACAGCATTATGGTCACTTCCAGCTCTAAAAGCTATAGAATTCTAGTatggaataaaatagatgaataGAAATTATTTTGCCATCAAATTACAAATTTAGATGTacatataaaatagaataatgtTTACCAAGTATAGATTTTAAAACTATACTTTTTATGGCATCTACAATTTTCAGGGATTCCTTGTATAAAAATTTAGAGGTTATATTCCCTTGGTTATTTTATGCTGTGTATTAAACTTTGCACTCATATGGACAGTGCATTGGAGTAATAAAGATCagatttttttcaaagtaaataatcacattatatttctatttttaattgttaGATGGTTTCAAAAATACTATGTTAGTATGTCtaaattcttattaaaaattaAGTAGATGATAGCCTCCATTAAGGTGGTTGTCCACCAAAATTTGTTCTCTCATtcttcaataaaaatgaaattgtagcTGGGCAAAAGACTACACTGCTTGACTTCATTTCTCAGCCTCCTTTGAAGTTAAATGGGTCATGTGCCAATGGAATATAAGCAAAGGGATTGCTGCCATTTTTAGGTCTGGGCCTTGAGGCACTGACAAGTCTCCTCTAGGTTCTCTTTCCATTTCCCATTCTCAAAACTCTAGATATGGAAGCAACCTACTTCTATCATTCAGATGAAACAATGCCCTAGGACAAGACTGAGGAATCTAACAGGAATCTGGGACTCTGACTGACCATGTGGAGCAAAGTCATCTGACATCCTAAAGTACTTGAATCAGGACtattaacagagaaaaaaaaaatctcctttatttttataaCCACTGAATGGTAGGACTTTTTTTGTTAATAGTATCAAAGTTGTCATCAAATAGTTAATGAAagactttaaatttaaaatacaatagaggTTTTATGTTAATAGACAGAATCAAAGATAAAGTGAGGAGATGTGGAAAAATGAAAGACCAAGGAAAGTTTATCAGTCCTAACCTGGGAGAATTATGAGTTTCATTTCCCTAAGAAAGAATTCAGTGATGATACAAGCAAAAGTTAGGACTTGTCCAATTTGTCCAATTATCAGAAATGAAACTGCTTTGCCAATTAACTTAAAACTAAATGCCttttgagaacattttcatatatatatatatatatatatatatatatcactttttTCACACCAATGGAAAAGGACACTGTGCATCGATCATTTCACGATGTATAGCTTTCATTCTCACATTTTAATATCTTTCTGATATTTCCAGAATTcattacaaagagaaaaatttagaaaacactaTAATGCAGTGTAACTGTTACACTAGTAAGAGTTGCTGTTCAATTTCTTCCCTCAAAGAACTCCATGCTTAAAATAGATTGCTTATCAATGAGAGATCAAGCACCAACAAACTCACTGTTGTCCTTTCTTCAGCTTTCTCTGAAGCATAACAGATTTCTGAGAATTTAGGTTTAAAACTGGACTTCCTTACTAGGAAATTATCATGGAATATGCAAAGAATATACTGGCAGCTAAGTAGATTTTGAATGAAATTTATAACAAGCAAAATCTGCTTATTATATCTGCTTATGGATAAAGCATGACCTGGTTTAAATAATTCTGATCATTGAGATTTACCAATCTTTAAAATCTGAAATTTGAGCATAATTAATCTATGTAAAATCAGATGTATGTGTAATCTAAGTGTTTTCCATGGCTTTTAATAGTTctattacataaatatatttatatacagttTATATCAGATAAATTAGATAGTGGAAAGGtttatggaggaaaaaaattaaaagctataACTGATCAATGAAAAACTatgtatgtaaataaattttGTCATTCATGAAGATTTTCCAACATTTTTGTGACAAATCCTATAAATATCTATTGCTTTTAGCAAAATAACAAACGGTCTTCTGGCACTGGCAGCAAATTATACTGCTAATAGTTATTCAGTATATATTgataattaaagttaaataatttgGTGTTAGTTTCATTGTAGCAATATTCATGAACTGGCAAACCTATATTAAGAATATTCAAACAAAGcaaaaagacattttcaagtATTCTTCAAATAATTATACTTATTTGTTCAAGAAGCTTAACAAAGTCACCTTATTCTACGATCTATGTAAGTATTCCTTTTAAATTGCTTTAACTTGATTTTGTAGCAGCTTCAAAAAATAATAGCTGACTAAAAAAGAAGTCCAACCTCTTCAGTGAATTTGTTTGCTGAAGAGATCTCTTGGTTGCTTATTTCCAGAAATTGTAGGCCTTCTTTTCACTGTACAACTAAtgtgaaattatgaaaatgtCGCTGTGACAAGGTTTGGTACTCTGCAGTTTTATTCTATTTCAGATCAAATTAAGTCCTAGCTTAAGTATTTCTAAAATCAATTTTACCCATTTCTTAAAAAGCTACCTATTTTGACATAATAAAACATTTACCATGTTATAGAATGTTTTATCAGTTATCAGCAGGAAAAATAACAAAGCTGAAGTAAGCATTAGCCTTAACCATCTTATCAAGTATTCTAGTTTCAGAATTTTTAATACCTTTCAGAAATTCAGCTCAAAAATCACCCTCGTATTTTGCATGTGTACCTCATTACTTCACAATAGATGTGTTCAACAATAAATTTAACATACTTAGCATTCTTTCATACTTACAttgtaaataaatataagaactatGTAAACTAAATATTTTGCTTGGTTGTTTGAATATTCCCAATTTTGCCACAATGAGCAACATTTTTGAACATCATTTTGCACTATGTTCTTATTTTGTAGGACTTTACCTCCTATAAGCTTACAAggaatgaaaaatcataaatcaTTCAAAATGTTCATGCTTTAGCTAATAATTGTAAAGTCATATATGagcaaaatacagaaaacaaggGAAATTTCAATAAGTTAAATGAGCATTTACCAGACTTTCACACTTTGGATAGCAATTCTCATAGAGCATTTTGAAGCAGGCATTTTGCATATGTTATCTCAATTAAGTCTTACCACATTTCAAGGTATATGGTATGTGCGTTTTATTGATGAGAAGACTAATGTTCAGAGAAATTAAACTCAAAGTTAGGTAAGTGAAAAAAAGGCTGATACAATTTTTTCAGATTCTTCAATTCCAAGTTTTGTATTCTTTCCATATTATTTAACTGTctcctaaatatatttttctcactATTAGAAAATGAAGTAAgggggataaaaataattttcttaaaccGACCTATTCTCACCAAGTTTTCTTCTCATATGTTTTGGTTACAGGGGATGATTTTAATATTCACAGCTAAGTATGAACTACCATTTAGCAAAATGCACAGTATCTTCAACACCCAGGACTAGGAAATTACACAACTGGTTTCCCTGCTATCTTGTTTCACAATATATGCTACAAATTTGAAACATTTGTAATTTgccataaatacattttattcccCTAACAAAAACTCTACTCATAATTCCTTTTTTCCTGAAGTAAAGTTACCATCAATTAAATACTTTAATATCCGTCATTTCTATCAGGCACTGTGGTATCCCCTATTTAGGGTGCAAAGGTGGTATTAATTAACAAAATGACTTTAGTTCATTTGTAAAACTAAACACATCGGTTTTTCTGCCATTGTAATCACAATTGAGACTGTTAAACCAATTTGTGGTTTTGATACACAATTTATAATTTCTTAAAAGTTCTTAAACATCAGTCAAAATATGGCAAACTAGATATACACTAGGCTCTCAATATTTCCTAAAATgggataaaaataatgaaaaattaaaatttagagtATCTAATCTTtagattatttaaaatgttatataaagcaaaaagaaaTCGGTAATTTACAAAGGATAatcaaaataagattttaaaatacacacatatatcctTTAAAGAAACATATCACAAAAAACTTAACACACTTCAAATAATAGTCGTGGGAAGCTTTTTGGTTCTTTGTAATGTACTGGATTTATTTACCAAATCAAAGGATCACCTATTGGCAGATATTTCAAAATGTCTCGGGAATACAAATTAGTTTTATTAGATGTATAAGGACTGGAGGCAGCAGCAGACATGAGTTCGTTTCTAGGCTATAAATACtatcttttttaataaaaggagatgctttataaaaacaaatacttAAAATGGTGGCCACTTAATAATGGCTGCAGGTTGAGGaggactgaagaatgaacaaacttaaccaaCGCAAAGTACACGATATATCCCGCAAGAAaccaaaacagagaaaaaaacgCAACAGGTCCTCACAACATCCAGAAATGTTCAGGCATGAGAAAGTACAGCATTGCACCcacattttgctattttaaaaccTGCCCCTCCGCTGCTAGGCATTTCTCCACTGAAACCATCAGTGACTAGGCGTTCTGCCTACTTGGGGAACCCCATGGGGCCTTTTCCACTCTCAGCCTACGCCAAAGCTAAAACGAAACTCCCCTCGACTGTCCCGTGACGAAGCAAGAGGCGGGAGAACGCGGCGGTTCAAAGTTTCCGCGCGCGCAGCGCGGTCCAGAACGTGCGCTGGCCGGGAGTGCGTCGGATCGCGGGGGAGGAGGAGCCAGCAAGAAGCCCCGCCTCTCCCCGGCTGAGGCCTCCGGCTACAGCCCTGGCCCAGGGGGCTCCAAGTCCGGGGCCCGGCAGCCTGACTCGGGTTCCCTTAGGGGTGGCTCCTCTTTGTCCCCACGCGGGTTCGGCCCCTGCTGCTCGAGATGGAGCTGCAGCAAGGCCCGGCGGTACATGTCCTCCAGTTTCTCAAGCCGGGCCCTCAGGGCCCTGGGACTGCCCGGCCCGTCCTCCGGGCCGCcccctctcgccctcctgttcgTGGCGGCGGCCTCGAGGTCGGGGGTCGCTTCTGCCGCCTCCGCGGGCGCTGCGGCGCCTCCCTCGCCGGGGAACTGCAAGGTCTGGCGGAAAAGGCTGCGGTTTTCGCGCTTCAGCCGCCGATTCTCGAGCCGCAGCCGGGCGTTCTCCTCACGGAGCCGCGCG encodes the following:
- the TUSC1 gene encoding tumor suppressor candidate gene 1 protein, with product MGPMWRMRGSATRRGSCGVGLGGRESRGQGRPGRARRSGGGGGWRGRADGARQQLEERFADLAASHLEAIRARDERDRQNARLREENARLRLENRRLKRENRSLFRQTLQFPGEGGAAAPAEAAEATPDLEAAATNRRARGGGPEDGPGSPRALRARLEKLEDMYRRALLQLHLEQQGPNPRGDKEEPPLREPESGCRAPDLEPPGPGL